One Ochotona princeps isolate mOchPri1 chromosome 25, mOchPri1.hap1, whole genome shotgun sequence genomic region harbors:
- the TMUB1 gene encoding transmembrane and ubiquitin-like domain-containing protein 1, producing the protein MALIEGVGDEVTVLFAVLACLLVLALAWVSTHTSEGTDSTPQPSAVPSPGQAVTAPDSIQAEAPGAETSSLRHRGPAAQPEPGPGVTAAAPPPDSSQEPLVLRLKFLNDSEQVARAWPHDTIGSLKRTQFPGQEQQVRLIYQGQLLGDDTQTLGSLHLPPNCVLHCHVSTRVGPPHAPCPPGSEPSPSGLEIGSLLLPLLLLLLLLLWYCQIQYRPFFPLTATLGLAGFTLLLSLLAFAMYRP; encoded by the exons ATGGCCCTGATCGAAGGGGTGGGTGATGAGGTGACGGTCCTGTTTGCGGTGCTGGCCTGCCTGCTGGTGCTGGCACTCGCCTGGGTCTCCACACACACCTCCGAGGGGACTGACAGTACGCCCCAGCCCTCAGCCGTCCCGTCGCCAGGCCAAGCCGTGACAGCTCCTGACAGCATCCAAGCAGAGGCCCCAGGTGCCGAGACCTCCAGCCTGAGACACAGAGGCCCAGCTGCACAGCCCGAGCCTGGCCCAGGGGTCACAGCAGCGGCACCACCCCCGGACTCCTCACAGGAACCCCTCGTGCTGCGGCTGAAATTCCTCAATGATTCAGAACAGGTGGCCAGGGCCTGGCCCCATGACACCATTGGCTCCCTGAAAAG GACCCAGTTCCCCGGCCAGGAACAGCAGGTACGACTCATCTACCAAGGGCAACTGCTAGGCGACGACACACAGACCCTGGGCAGCCTTCACCTCCCCCCCAACTGCGTTCTGCACTGCCACGTGTCCACGAGGGTCGGTCCCCCACATGCCCCTTGCCCGCCGGGGTCAGAGCCAAGCCCCTCCGGGCTGGAGATCGGCagcctgctgctgccgctgctgctgctactgttacTCCTGCTCTGGTACTGCCAAATACAGTACCGGCCCTTCTTCCCGCTGACCGCCACTCTGGGCCTAGCAGGCTTCACTCTACTGCTCAGCCTCCTGGCCTTCGCCATGTACCGCCCGTAG